A stretch of Shinella zoogloeoides DNA encodes these proteins:
- a CDS encoding IS3 family transposase (programmed frameshift), which translates to MVKDIRRATRRHFSSEDKIRIVLDGLRGEDSIAELCRKEGIAQSLYYTWSKEFLEAGKRRLAGDTARAATTGEVQDLRRETRALKEAVADLTLENRLLKKKHDRGWGRRRMRYPASEKLEIIKIVEQSHLPAKKTLDQLGIARRTFYRWYDRYVEGGPEALEDRPSRPNRVWNRISAEVQSQIIDMALEQSELSPRELAVRFTDEKRYFVSEATVYRLLKAHDLITSPAFVVIKAADEFRDKTMRPNEMWQTDFTYFKIIGWGWVYLSTVLDDFSRYIIAWKLCTTMRAQDVTETLELGLTASGCDSARVLHKPKLLSDNGPPYIASELAEWIDANGMSHVRGAPLHPQTQGKIERWHQTLKNRILLENYFLPGDLERQIEAFVEYYNHRRHHESLGNVTPADAYFGRASAIIEQRERIKRQTIELRRLQHRKLAA; encoded by the exons GTGGTCAAAGACATCCGCCGGGCGACACGGCGGCACTTTTCATCGGAAGACAAGATCAGGATCGTGCTGGATGGCCTTCGTGGCGAAGACAGCATTGCCGAGTTGTGCCGCAAGGAGGGGATTGCGCAGAGCCTCTACTACACCTGGTCGAAGGAATTCCTGGAAGCCGGCAAGCGGCGACTGGCAGGCGACACGGCCCGTGCTGCGACGACCGGTGAAGTGCAGGACCTTCGTCGCGAGACCCGCGCGCTGAAGGAGGCAGTCGCCGACCTGACGCTGGAGAACCGTCTGCTCA AAAAAAAGCATGATCGCGGATGGGGGCGACGACGAATGAGATACCCCGCATCCGAAAAGCTCGAGATCATCAAGATCGTCGAGCAGTCGCACCTTCCGGCGAAGAAGACGCTGGATCAGCTCGGCATTGCGCGGCGCACCTTCTACCGCTGGTATGACCGCTACGTCGAAGGCGGCCCGGAGGCGTTGGAGGACCGTCCTTCCCGGCCGAACCGGGTGTGGAACCGCATCAGCGCCGAGGTCCAGAGCCAGATCATCGACATGGCGCTGGAACAGTCCGAGCTGTCACCACGTGAGCTGGCGGTGCGCTTCACCGATGAGAAGCGCTACTTCGTGTCCGAGGCGACCGTCTATCGCCTGCTCAAGGCCCATGACCTCATCACCAGCCCGGCCTTCGTGGTGATCAAGGCCGCCGACGAGTTCAGGGACAAGACCATGCGTCCCAATGAGATGTGGCAGACAGACTTCACCTACTTCAAGATCATCGGCTGGGGCTGGGTCTATCTGTCGACCGTGCTCGACGACTTCTCCCGTTACATCATCGCCTGGAAGCTGTGCACGACCATGCGGGCCCAGGACGTGACCGAAACGCTGGAACTGGGCCTTACGGCTTCAGGCTGTGACAGCGCCAGGGTGTTGCACAAGCCAAAACTGCTCAGCGACAACGGGCCGCCCTACATCGCCAGCGAACTCGCCGAATGGATCGACGCCAACGGCATGAGCCATGTCCGCGGCGCTCCGCTTCATCCGCAGACCCAGGGCAAGATCGAGCGCTGGCATCAGACGCTCAAGAACCGCATCCTGCTGGAGAACTACTTCCTGCCGGGCGATCTCGAACGCCAGATCGAAGCCTTCGTCGAGTATTACAATCACCGACGCCACCACGAGAGCCTTGGCAACGTGACCCCGGCCGACGCCTACTTCGGCAGGGCCTCTGCTATCATCGAACAACGAGAAAGGATCAAACGACAGACGATCGAGCTCCGGCGCTTGCAGCACCGCAAACTCGCCGCTTAA
- a CDS encoding MucR family transcriptional regulator gives MELTADVVSAYVSNNPVPVAELPGLISRVYTSLLQQTDVPTEVVSESKKPAVPIKKSVTPDYIVCLEDGKQFKSLKRHLSTHHGLTPDEYRAKWGLPADYPLVAPNYAAARSALAKSMGLGRKPKPVEEPPAAPARRKRLGLKFS, from the coding sequence ATCGAGCTGACCGCAGATGTCGTTTCGGCCTATGTGTCGAACAATCCTGTACCTGTCGCCGAATTGCCCGGCTTGATCTCCAGGGTGTATACGAGCCTGCTGCAGCAGACCGATGTCCCCACGGAAGTCGTATCAGAATCCAAAAAGCCCGCAGTCCCAATCAAGAAGTCGGTGACGCCGGACTACATCGTCTGTCTCGAGGACGGAAAACAGTTCAAATCCCTGAAGCGCCACTTGTCGACCCACCATGGCCTCACCCCGGACGAATATCGTGCGAAATGGGGCCTGCCGGCAGACTATCCGCTGGTCGCGCCAAACTACGCCGCAGCGCGTTCCGCACTGGCAAAATCGATGGGATTAGGACGCAAGCCAAAGCCCGTCGAAGAACCGCCAGCGGCTCCTGCCAGACGGAAGAGACTCGGCCTCAAATTCTCATAG
- a CDS encoding heavy-metal-associated domain-containing protein, giving the protein MTQKTILRSDELSCPSCVPKIEKALNALPGVAKAEVRFNTGKIEVEHDPAQSSVEALVEAVRGTGYEARPAAF; this is encoded by the coding sequence ATGACCCAGAAAACCATCCTTCGCAGCGATGAGCTTTCCTGCCCCTCCTGCGTACCCAAGATCGAGAAGGCGCTCAACGCCCTTCCCGGTGTGGCAAAGGCCGAGGTGCGCTTCAACACCGGCAAGATCGAGGTCGAGCACGACCCCGCGCAATCGAGCGTTGAAGCGCTGGTCGAGGCAGTGCGTGGAACCGGCTACGAGGCGCGGCCTGCCGCCTTTTGA
- a CDS encoding heavy metal translocating P-type ATPase, translating into MSNLVSRIKSAFVHPARRRFWLTVGSGGLIAAGLLARYGFGMVEAWTALMVAAAFLAGSDIAIRAWRSLRVKHFSIELLVTVAAVGALIIGEVWESAAVTFLFMFGGWLEARTMGQTRGALKALLDAAPATATVLRDGDPVEVPAHMVQLGETVLVRAGQRIPVDGEVTEGTAAVSEAAITGEPMPAEKAPGSHVHAGTIAENGLLRIRATNVGADTTLARIIQRVEEAQEEKAPSQRMIERFAQWYTPSIIGLAVAAFAVTQDIRLALTLLVVGCPGALVISTPVSIVAGIGRAARSGILIKGGQHLESAGRIDTLALDKTGTLTEGKPQLASIVALGGIAEAELLHLAATAETGSTHPLGRPIVEAGREQGPLSTLESLEEHAGMGLSARIDGRIIAAGNRRLMDTLGIALGQEGEAALDRLLSNGQTPILVARDGQLIGMLGMSDMAREGAAEAITRLRNIGIGRVVMLTGDQHGAAEAIAREVGIDEVHAGLMPEDKLELIRKMKADGAHVAMVGDGINDAPALAAADTSIAMGAAGSDVAIETADIALLKDDLGKIPEAMAISRATLGNMRQNLVIALVTVAGLLAGVFSGNVHMAGGMLVHQLSVLIVIANGMRLLRMPKTTAPGGRASKVATARPATVAARG; encoded by the coding sequence ATGAGCAATCTTGTCAGCAGGATCAAGAGCGCCTTCGTGCATCCGGCACGGCGGCGTTTCTGGCTGACGGTCGGCAGCGGCGGGTTGATCGCGGCCGGTCTTCTGGCGCGCTACGGCTTCGGCATGGTCGAGGCATGGACCGCGCTGATGGTCGCGGCCGCATTTCTTGCCGGCTCCGACATCGCGATCCGTGCCTGGCGCTCGCTGCGTGTAAAGCATTTCAGCATCGAATTGCTCGTCACCGTCGCGGCGGTCGGCGCGCTCATTATTGGCGAAGTCTGGGAGTCGGCGGCCGTCACCTTCCTGTTCATGTTCGGCGGCTGGCTGGAGGCGCGCACCATGGGGCAGACCCGTGGCGCGCTGAAGGCATTGCTTGATGCCGCGCCCGCCACCGCGACCGTGCTGCGCGACGGCGATCCCGTCGAGGTGCCGGCGCATATGGTCCAGCTTGGCGAGACCGTGCTGGTCAGGGCCGGTCAACGCATCCCGGTGGATGGTGAAGTAACCGAAGGCACCGCCGCCGTCAGCGAGGCGGCGATTACCGGTGAGCCGATGCCGGCCGAGAAAGCGCCTGGCAGCCACGTCCATGCAGGAACGATCGCCGAGAACGGGTTGCTGCGCATCCGCGCCACCAATGTCGGCGCCGACACCACCCTTGCCCGCATTATTCAGCGCGTCGAGGAAGCGCAGGAGGAAAAGGCCCCGAGCCAGCGCATGATCGAGCGCTTTGCGCAATGGTATACGCCGTCGATCATCGGGCTCGCGGTCGCCGCCTTCGCGGTGACGCAGGACATCCGCCTGGCGCTGACGCTGCTGGTCGTCGGTTGCCCCGGCGCGCTGGTCATCTCGACGCCGGTCTCCATCGTCGCCGGCATCGGCCGGGCGGCGCGCAGCGGCATCCTGATCAAGGGCGGCCAGCATCTGGAAAGTGCGGGCCGCATCGATACGCTGGCGCTCGACAAGACCGGCACGCTGACGGAAGGCAAGCCGCAGCTCGCCTCTATCGTCGCGCTCGGCGGCATTGCCGAGGCCGAGTTGCTGCATCTGGCTGCGACCGCCGAGACCGGATCGACCCATCCGCTCGGCCGTCCGATCGTCGAGGCCGGCCGCGAGCAGGGGCCGCTTTCCACGCTCGAATCGCTGGAGGAACATGCCGGCATGGGCCTGAGCGCCCGCATCGACGGCCGCATCATCGCCGCCGGCAACCGGCGCCTCATGGACACGCTCGGCATTGCGCTGGGCCAGGAGGGCGAAGCCGCTCTGGACCGTCTGCTGTCCAATGGCCAGACGCCGATCCTGGTGGCGCGTGACGGGCAGTTGATCGGGATGCTGGGCATGTCCGACATGGCCCGTGAAGGCGCGGCGGAAGCCATCACCCGGCTGCGTAACATCGGCATAGGCCGTGTGGTCATGCTGACCGGCGACCAGCATGGCGCAGCCGAAGCCATCGCCCGCGAGGTCGGTATCGACGAGGTCCATGCCGGGCTGATGCCCGAGGACAAGCTGGAACTGATCCGGAAGATGAAGGCGGATGGCGCGCATGTCGCCATGGTCGGCGACGGCATCAACGATGCCCCCGCTCTTGCCGCCGCCGACACCTCGATCGCCATGGGCGCCGCCGGCAGCGACGTCGCCATCGAGACCGCCGACATCGCGCTCCTGAAAGACGATCTCGGCAAGATCCCCGAGGCGATGGCGATCTCGCGCGCAACGCTGGGCAATATGCGCCAGAACCTCGTCATCGCACTGGTGACGGTGGCCGGACTGCTGGCGGGCGTGTTCTCCGGCAATGTCCATATGGCCGGCGGCATGCTGGTCCACCAACTTTCGGTGCTGATCGTCATCGCCAACGGCATGCGCCTTCTGCGCATGCCGAAGACGACCGCACCCGGCGGGAGGGCCTCAAAGGTCGCCACCGCCCGGCCCGCAACTGTGGCCGCGCGAGGCTGA
- a CDS encoding DUF924 family protein — translation MNARTAPWNDVFDFWFPEGRSSQIKAETHRDHWSWRLHGGADDMIVERFADLTRSAASGDLDDWTSDPEGRLALIIVLDQFSRSLWRNTQRAFAQDPAALSLAMEGFSNGHYASLDMPWFRIVYSQPLGHCEGPDHLARIDLLIRLREEIAAEASASLQPIYQSLVDQAGDVRKVIAAFDRHPHRNNVLGRESTPAEEAYIAGRDFPHERAFQA, via the coding sequence ATGAATGCCAGGACCGCCCCATGGAACGACGTTTTCGACTTCTGGTTTCCCGAAGGCCGCTCCTCACAGATAAAGGCTGAAACTCACCGCGATCACTGGTCGTGGCGGCTGCACGGCGGAGCGGATGACATGATCGTCGAGCGCTTCGCCGACCTCACGAGAAGCGCAGCTTCAGGCGATCTCGACGACTGGACCAGCGACCCCGAAGGCAGGCTGGCGCTAATCATCGTGCTCGACCAGTTCTCGCGCTCGCTCTGGCGCAACACACAGCGCGCATTCGCGCAGGACCCTGCCGCGCTGTCGCTGGCGATGGAGGGGTTTTCGAACGGCCACTACGCATCGCTGGACATGCCCTGGTTCAGAATCGTCTACAGTCAGCCCCTTGGCCATTGCGAAGGCCCGGATCACCTCGCGCGCATCGACCTGCTCATCAGGCTTCGCGAAGAGATAGCGGCGGAAGCGTCCGCTTCCCTTCAACCGATATACCAGTCGCTGGTGGATCAGGCTGGCGACGTACGCAAGGTCATCGCCGCTTTCGACCGTCATCCGCACCGCAATAACGTCCTCGGCCGAGAATCGACGCCGGCGGAAGAAGCTTACATCGCCGGAAGGGATTTCCCGCACGAAAGGGCGTTTCAGGCGTGA
- a CDS encoding hexameric tyrosine-coordinated heme protein, protein MADIWLPSLKTATPQEGFDLATKMARVGVKVTQPSAEIRDKLRAAYDQDTAQLIASSQVIAIHFQTVAAANNYWRD, encoded by the coding sequence ATGGCTGACATCTGGCTTCCCTCACTCAAGACAGCGACCCCGCAGGAGGGGTTCGACCTTGCCACCAAAATGGCGCGGGTCGGCGTCAAGGTCACCCAACCGTCCGCAGAAATTCGCGACAAGCTGCGCGCGGCTTACGATCAGGACACCGCGCAACTGATCGCCTCCTCACAGGTGATCGCCATCCATTTCCAGACGGTGGCGGCCGCCAACAATTACTGGCGCGACTGA
- a CDS encoding heavy metal translocating P-type ATPase → MNGHDEHRHHSHDHDHSGHAHLVTDPVCGMEVDPQTAEHRLTHGGHTHYFCSASCNAKFEADPARYLAGEASPIPEAPEGAIWTCPMHPEIRQDGPGSCPICGMALEPLVVTADSGPSPELADMTRRFWIGLVLAAPVFVLEMGGHLFPALHHLVPMRISIWIQLVLATPVVLWCGWPFFERAWASLINRSLNMFTLIAMGTGVAWAYSIVAALAPGIFPAAFRAEDGTVAVYFEAAAVITVLVLLGQVLELRAREQTSGAIRALLDLAPKTARRIGDDGTEEDVPVEHVILGDRLRVRPGETVPVDGVVEDGRSSLDEAMVTGESMPVTRTVGDQVIGGTLNQTGALVIRAEKVGRDTMLSRIVQMVADAQRSRAPIQRMADHVSGWFVPLVIVIAILAFIVWGIWGPEPRFAYGLVVAVSVLIIACPCALGLATPMSIMVGVGKGASAGVLIKNAEALEHMEKVDTLVVDKTGTLTEGKPSVTAVVAAAGFDETEILRLAAGVEKASEHPLALAIVEAAEKKGIAIPPVVDFDSPLGKGALGSVEGKAIVVGNAVFLKEHDVDVAELSGQADALRHDGATAIYIGIDGRAGGIFAIADPVKATTQEALNALHGEGIRIVMLTGDNKTTAEAVARQLGIDEVEADVLPDAKSAVISRLKAEGRVVAMAGDGVNDAPALAAADVGIAMGSGTDVAIESAGVTLLKGDLMGIVKARRLSEATMANIRQNLFFAFIYNAAGIPVAAGVLYPSFGLLLSPIIAAAAMSLSSVSVIANALRLRGLKL, encoded by the coding sequence ATGAACGGACACGATGAGCATCGGCACCATTCGCATGATCATGACCATTCGGGTCATGCGCATCTTGTGACGGACCCGGTCTGCGGGATGGAGGTCGACCCGCAAACCGCAGAACATCGCCTGACCCATGGGGGCCACACTCACTATTTCTGCTCGGCGTCCTGCAATGCGAAATTCGAGGCGGACCCGGCGCGATATCTTGCAGGGGAAGCGTCGCCCATACCGGAAGCGCCCGAGGGCGCGATCTGGACCTGCCCGATGCATCCCGAGATCCGGCAGGACGGGCCGGGAAGCTGCCCGATCTGCGGCATGGCGCTGGAGCCGCTGGTGGTGACGGCCGACAGCGGCCCCAGCCCCGAACTCGCCGACATGACACGGCGTTTCTGGATCGGGCTGGTTCTCGCCGCTCCGGTCTTCGTGCTCGAAATGGGCGGTCATCTTTTCCCGGCCCTGCACCATCTGGTGCCAATGCGGATATCGATCTGGATTCAGCTCGTTCTGGCGACGCCGGTGGTTTTGTGGTGCGGATGGCCGTTTTTCGAGCGCGCCTGGGCCTCGCTGATCAATCGCAGCCTCAACATGTTCACTTTGATCGCCATGGGCACCGGCGTCGCCTGGGCCTACAGCATCGTCGCCGCCCTTGCGCCGGGAATTTTCCCCGCCGCTTTCCGCGCGGAAGATGGCACGGTCGCGGTCTATTTCGAGGCGGCGGCGGTCATCACCGTTCTGGTGCTGCTTGGCCAAGTGCTGGAACTGCGCGCCCGCGAACAGACCTCGGGCGCGATCAGGGCGCTGCTTGATCTGGCGCCGAAGACGGCGCGGCGCATCGGCGATGACGGCACAGAGGAAGACGTGCCGGTCGAGCACGTTATTCTCGGCGACAGGCTGCGCGTGCGGCCCGGCGAGACCGTGCCGGTCGATGGCGTGGTGGAGGACGGACGCTCATCGCTCGACGAGGCGATGGTTACCGGCGAATCCATGCCTGTCACCCGCACTGTGGGCGATCAGGTCATCGGCGGTACGCTGAACCAGACCGGGGCGCTGGTGATCCGTGCGGAAAAGGTCGGCCGCGATACGATGCTGTCGCGGATCGTCCAGATGGTCGCCGATGCGCAGCGTTCGCGTGCGCCGATCCAGCGCATGGCCGACCACGTCTCGGGCTGGTTCGTACCGCTGGTCATCGTCATCGCAATTCTCGCCTTCATTGTCTGGGGCATCTGGGGGCCGGAGCCGCGCTTTGCCTATGGGCTGGTCGTGGCCGTTTCGGTGCTGATCATCGCGTGTCCCTGCGCACTTGGGCTGGCGACGCCAATGTCGATCATGGTTGGCGTCGGCAAGGGCGCTAGTGCCGGCGTCCTGATCAAGAACGCCGAGGCGCTCGAGCATATGGAAAAGGTCGACACGCTGGTGGTCGACAAGACCGGCACGCTCACCGAGGGCAAGCCGTCGGTGACGGCGGTCGTTGCGGCGGCCGGCTTCGACGAAACGGAAATCCTGCGGCTTGCCGCCGGTGTCGAGAAGGCGTCGGAACATCCGCTGGCATTGGCGATCGTGGAGGCGGCGGAGAAGAAGGGCATCGCCATCCCGCCCGTAGTGGATTTCGACTCTCCGCTTGGCAAGGGCGCGCTCGGCAGCGTCGAAGGCAAGGCGATCGTGGTCGGCAATGCGGTGTTCCTCAAGGAACACGACGTCGACGTTGCGGAATTGTCCGGCCAGGCAGATGCGTTGCGTCATGATGGCGCCACCGCGATCTATATCGGGATCGATGGCAGGGCCGGCGGCATCTTCGCCATCGCCGATCCGGTCAAGGCGACGACGCAGGAGGCGCTGAACGCGCTGCATGGCGAGGGCATCCGCATCGTCATGCTGACCGGCGACAATAAAACCACGGCCGAAGCCGTCGCGCGGCAACTCGGCATCGATGAGGTTGAAGCGGACGTGCTGCCGGACGCAAAGAGCGCGGTCATAAGCCGGCTCAAGGCAGAAGGCCGGGTGGTGGCGATGGCGGGCGACGGCGTCAACGACGCGCCCGCGCTTGCCGCCGCCGATGTCGGGATCGCCATGGGCTCGGGCACCGATGTCGCCATCGAAAGCGCCGGCGTCACCCTGCTCAAGGGCGATCTGATGGGGATCGTCAAGGCGCGGCGGTTATCCGAGGCGACGATGGCGAACATCCGCCAGAACCTGTTCTTCGCCTTCATCTACAATGCCGCCGGCATCCCGGTTGCCGCAGGCGTGCTCTACCCTTCTTTCGGCCTGCTCCTGTCACCGATCATCGCAGCAGCCGCCATGTCGCTGTCGTCGGTCAGCGTCATCGCCAACGCGCTGCGGTTGCGGGGTCTGAAACTGTGA
- a CDS encoding mercuric reductase, which yields MTEAERYDAVVIGSGEGGKYLAWDMAQAGQKVAVMERRWIGGSCPNINCLPSKNEIWSAGVAHTVAHAGEYGVVAGPVSVDMKTVVARKRAMVESLVAFHLERYEATGAELVMGNARLVAPGTIQVALNDGGMRRLATEKLFLNLGTHATIPPVPGLAETRPLTHIEALELDRLPAHLIVLGGGYVGLELAQAYRRFGSRVTVVDRGPRLLKREDEDVSDEVRLILEAEGVEVLLSAEVANVEGRSAGSVRVTVRTPDGSRMIEGTDILVAAGRTPNTRGIGLEEAGVALTDPGTIKVNDRLETTAKDVWAIGECAGSPQFTHASLDDFRIIRDNLDGGDRTTTGRLMPYCMFIDPPLARIGMSEAQARANGMDLRVVKLPMKAVLRTRTTSQTAGFMKALVDPQDRIAGFTMIGSEAGEVMAVVQAAMLGGLSYSVLRDAVLAHPTMAEGLNALFGNVAKR from the coding sequence ATGACGGAAGCGGAGCGCTACGACGCTGTCGTGATCGGCAGTGGCGAGGGCGGCAAATACCTCGCCTGGGATATGGCGCAAGCCGGCCAGAAGGTAGCCGTCATGGAGCGGCGCTGGATCGGCGGTTCGTGTCCCAACATCAACTGCCTGCCCAGCAAGAACGAGATCTGGAGCGCGGGTGTCGCTCATACCGTTGCCCATGCCGGGGAGTATGGCGTTGTCGCCGGCCCCGTCTCGGTCGACATGAAGACGGTTGTGGCGCGCAAGCGCGCCATGGTCGAGAGCCTCGTGGCGTTTCATCTCGAGCGCTACGAGGCGACCGGCGCGGAACTCGTCATGGGCAATGCACGCCTCGTCGCGCCTGGGACGATTCAAGTTGCCTTGAACGACGGCGGGATGCGGCGGCTCGCCACTGAAAAGCTGTTCCTCAATCTTGGGACGCATGCAACCATTCCGCCTGTTCCCGGCCTCGCCGAGACCAGGCCGCTCACTCATATCGAGGCGCTCGAACTGGACCGGTTGCCGGCACATCTGATTGTTCTCGGCGGAGGCTATGTCGGCCTTGAACTTGCCCAGGCGTATCGACGTTTCGGCAGTCGCGTCACAGTTGTGGACCGTGGCCCGCGGCTGCTGAAGCGCGAGGATGAGGATGTTTCCGACGAGGTCCGACTGATCCTGGAGGCGGAGGGCGTCGAGGTGCTTTTGTCGGCTGAAGTTGCGAACGTGGAGGGCCGATCAGCCGGAAGCGTGCGCGTCACCGTTCGGACGCCGGATGGTTCGAGAATGATCGAAGGCACAGACATTCTGGTTGCAGCCGGCCGCACGCCCAACACGCGAGGCATCGGCCTTGAAGAGGCAGGGGTTGCGCTGACGGATCCCGGCACCATCAAGGTGAACGATCGCCTGGAGACGACCGCAAAGGACGTTTGGGCCATCGGCGAATGCGCGGGAAGTCCGCAATTCACCCACGCTTCGCTAGATGATTTCCGAATAATCCGGGACAATCTCGACGGTGGAGACAGAACGACCACCGGGCGGCTGATGCCCTATTGCATGTTCATCGACCCGCCGCTGGCCCGCATCGGCATGAGCGAGGCGCAAGCGCGGGCCAATGGAATGGATTTGCGCGTCGTCAAACTGCCGATGAAGGCGGTGCTGCGGACACGGACGACATCGCAGACCGCGGGCTTCATGAAGGCGCTGGTCGATCCGCAGGATCGGATCGCAGGCTTTACCATGATCGGCTCGGAGGCCGGGGAAGTGATGGCCGTGGTGCAGGCGGCCATGCTTGGCGGTCTGTCCTACAGTGTCCTGCGCGATGCGGTTCTTGCGCACCCGACAATGGCCGAGGGGCTGAACGCGCTATTTGGCAACGTAGCGAAACGATGA